From a single Ignavibacteriota bacterium genomic region:
- a CDS encoding alpha-L-fucosidase produces the protein MKRQAVLLFSFILITAAILRAQDRSPYVPETDPLVVKKLAAWQGLKFGLMMTWGPYSQWGVVESWSICAEDEPWCQRNAPDYVRYKQDYEGLKKTFNPVQFDPAKWARAAKDAGIRYVVGMAKHHDGFCMFDTRTTDYRITDPGTPFSSHPKANILKEILTAFRAEGLWAGIYFSKPDWHSENYWWPYFPTPDRNVNYDIKKYPDRWKRFVGFTHTQIEELMTGYGPVDILWLDGGWVQPMTREEVLHYITAPDYKFSHIQSQDIYMPELARMARGHQPGLIVVDRAVHGKYQNYLTPENVVPDTLLPYPWESCITATTSWSYTSKDQYKSGRELIHMLVDIVAKGGNLLLNIGPGPDGTWHQEAYDRLAEIGAWMKVNSSAIYETHPIAPYREGAVRLTQGKDGAVYAVTLAGKGETMPPETVRLSSLRPAAGARVSLLGSTATLAWKNTGKGCEITIPASVRAKAPCKEAWVVRISQVQ, from the coding sequence ATGAAACGACAGGCAGTGCTTCTCTTCTCGTTCATCCTCATCACCGCCGCGATCCTGCGGGCGCAGGACCGTTCGCCGTACGTGCCGGAGACCGACCCGCTTGTCGTCAAAAAGCTTGCCGCATGGCAGGGGCTGAAATTCGGATTGATGATGACATGGGGGCCCTACAGCCAGTGGGGCGTCGTGGAGTCCTGGTCGATCTGCGCCGAGGACGAACCCTGGTGCCAGCGCAACGCGCCGGACTATGTTCGGTACAAACAGGACTACGAAGGATTGAAGAAGACCTTCAACCCCGTGCAGTTCGATCCCGCGAAGTGGGCGCGCGCCGCAAAGGACGCCGGCATCCGGTACGTCGTAGGCATGGCGAAGCACCACGACGGCTTCTGTATGTTCGACACGCGGACCACGGACTACCGCATCACCGATCCCGGAACGCCGTTCTCTTCACACCCGAAGGCGAACATCCTCAAGGAGATCCTCACTGCCTTCCGTGCGGAAGGGCTATGGGCCGGCATCTATTTCTCAAAACCCGACTGGCATTCAGAGAACTACTGGTGGCCGTATTTCCCGACGCCCGACCGGAACGTGAACTATGACATCAAAAAGTATCCGGACCGGTGGAAGAGATTCGTGGGCTTCACCCACACACAGATCGAGGAACTCATGACCGGCTACGGGCCGGTCGACATCCTGTGGCTCGACGGTGGGTGGGTCCAGCCCATGACGCGTGAGGAGGTCCTCCACTACATCACGGCACCCGACTACAAGTTCAGCCATATTCAGAGTCAGGACATCTACATGCCGGAACTCGCACGCATGGCGCGCGGGCATCAGCCGGGGCTCATCGTCGTGGACCGCGCGGTCCATGGGAAGTACCAGAACTATCTGACGCCGGAGAACGTCGTGCCGGATACACTGCTCCCCTATCCCTGGGAATCCTGCATCACCGCAACGACGAGCTGGTCGTACACGTCCAAGGATCAGTACAAGTCAGGCCGTGAACTGATCCATATGCTGGTGGACATCGTCGCGAAAGGCGGAAACCTGCTGCTGAACATCGGCCCCGGGCCTGATGGCACATGGCACCAGGAGGCATACGACCGTCTGGCGGAGATCGGTGCATGGATGAAGGTCAACAGCAGCGCGATCTACGAAACACACCCGATCGCTCCGTATCGTGAAGGGGCCGTGCGGCTGACGCAGGGCAAGGATGGCGCGGTGTATGCGGTCACGCTGGCAGGAAAGGGAGAGACCATGCCGCCGGAAACGGTCCGCTTGAGTTCACTCCGTCCGGCCGCAGGGGCCAGGGTGAGCCTGCTCGGGTCCACGGCGACGCTCGCGTGGAAGAACACCGGGAAGGGGTGCGAGATAACGATCCCGGCCTCCGTGCGGGCGAAGGCGCCGTGCAAGGAAGCCTGGGTCGTCAGGATCTCACAGGTGCAGTGA
- a CDS encoding tetratricopeptide repeat protein, translating into MILSVVSASILISGCRTADQMLFARAEDSYRQGAFMRAESLFTIYLAHEPRDPDGWYNRALARTARQDLAGAMNDLDSTITRYDDDRDARWMRFRVREMQIEHARREEGTWTYERPFRRTWINALAVLQLEELTGLLERDPCDVRARCERGILWRLSGRHVEAYIDLTLALQCDAADVQSLTERGNLFHALGKYEEAVKDYDDASSACDTCLWLLYNKALSFRAAGRLNETVSVLETLVAADSTDGEAWFMLGDCRLELGRRGAACTAWRRSALLGVADARGRLELHCGRP; encoded by the coding sequence GTGATCCTCTCGGTCGTGTCTGCATCGATCCTCATCTCCGGATGCAGGACGGCGGATCAAATGCTCTTTGCCCGGGCAGAAGACTCGTACCGGCAGGGAGCGTTCATGCGCGCGGAGAGCCTCTTCACCATCTACCTTGCGCATGAACCCCGGGATCCTGACGGATGGTATAACCGTGCGCTTGCACGGACGGCCCGTCAGGATCTCGCGGGTGCAATGAACGATCTGGATAGTACGATCACGCGATACGACGACGACCGTGATGCCCGATGGATGCGATTCAGGGTCAGGGAGATGCAGATCGAGCATGCCCGGCGGGAAGAGGGGACATGGACCTATGAACGTCCGTTCCGCCGGACCTGGATCAACGCGCTTGCAGTGCTGCAGTTGGAGGAGTTGACCGGGCTCCTCGAGCGCGACCCCTGTGATGTGAGGGCCCGATGCGAGAGGGGGATACTCTGGAGGTTATCGGGCAGGCATGTAGAGGCATACATCGACCTTACGCTTGCATTGCAATGCGACGCGGCGGATGTACAGTCGCTGACGGAGCGTGGCAACCTTTTCCACGCTCTGGGCAAGTATGAAGAGGCGGTGAAGGACTATGACGATGCATCGAGTGCATGCGACACGTGTTTGTGGTTGCTCTATAATAAGGCTCTGTCGTTCCGTGCCGCCGGGCGGCTGAACGAGACCGTCTCGGTCCTGGAAACCCTCGTCGCCGCCGACAGCACGGATGGGGAAGCGTGGTTCATGCTCGGTGACTGCCGGTTGGAGCTCGGCCGTCGTGGTGCGGCATGTACTGCGTGGCGGCGGAGTGCACTGCTTGGCGTAGCCGATGCGCGGGGGCGGCTCGAGCTGCACTGTGGCAGGCCATGA
- a CDS encoding alpha-L-fucosidase: MSILRTAVLVIMLATCGPFLSAQQNGGGEAHPDLTTNAASLKRWQEMRFGMFIHWGPITLRGAEIGWSRGPQVRIEDYDGLYKEFNPVLFNAQEWAGLAKAAGMKYLVITSKHHDGFCLWDSKYTTYDIMSTPFRRDVVAELADASRKQGVMFCTYHSILDWHHPDYPVAYGGDPKPIASADMNRYRAYLRNQVTELITKYGTEMLWFDGQWEDPWTHQDGMELYAYARKLKDGLLINNRVDKGHGSGAKGMSASNIYAGDFGTPEQEVGSFDNDHPWESCITIGTQWSWKPNDRIKSLKECLHTLARTAGGGGNLLLNISPMPDGRIEQRQIDRLKGMGTWLKRYGESIYGTKGGPIKPGTWIASTNKGNRVFVHLLTAPKDTLFLPVFPGRTVTKVSVLGGAPLTSRSTEGRLAIPLPAQGLDPDDAVIAFDLDGPASGMPLLEVPENTFGTLQVEKVTLKEAASTKYPGHGAQALTDGMRGTVEMNDTEWMGFEESDCEAILDLGKERKISSVTVGCLQAQGSWIFLPRSVEVMVSMNGTDYLPAGLQTTGEPTDDPRVMTKDLTVSFAPTGARFLKVRAANVAVCPPGHKGAGGKAWLFVDEIIAR; the protein is encoded by the coding sequence ATGTCGATCCTCAGAACCGCCGTTCTCGTTATCATGCTCGCAACGTGCGGTCCCTTCCTGTCCGCCCAACAGAATGGTGGCGGTGAGGCCCACCCCGATCTTACAACCAATGCCGCGTCGCTGAAACGGTGGCAGGAGATGCGCTTCGGGATGTTCATCCACTGGGGGCCGATCACCCTGCGCGGTGCCGAGATCGGATGGTCGCGCGGTCCGCAGGTCAGGATCGAGGATTACGATGGCCTCTACAAGGAGTTCAATCCCGTCCTCTTCAATGCGCAGGAGTGGGCCGGACTCGCGAAAGCGGCGGGCATGAAGTACCTGGTCATCACGAGCAAACACCACGACGGCTTCTGTCTGTGGGACTCGAAATACACGACCTACGACATCATGTCCACACCCTTCCGTCGGGATGTGGTGGCCGAACTCGCCGATGCCTCTCGAAAGCAGGGAGTGATGTTTTGTACGTACCATTCCATCCTCGACTGGCACCATCCGGATTACCCCGTTGCCTATGGCGGCGATCCGAAACCGATCGCCTCTGCAGATATGAACCGGTACCGCGCGTATCTCCGCAACCAGGTCACGGAACTCATCACGAAGTACGGCACCGAGATGCTGTGGTTCGACGGCCAATGGGAGGATCCCTGGACCCATCAGGACGGTATGGAGCTGTATGCGTACGCACGGAAATTGAAGGACGGTCTCCTTATCAATAATAGAGTGGACAAAGGACACGGTTCAGGGGCGAAGGGGATGAGCGCTTCGAACATCTACGCGGGCGATTTCGGCACACCGGAGCAGGAGGTCGGGTCGTTCGACAATGACCACCCCTGGGAATCCTGCATCACGATCGGTACGCAGTGGTCCTGGAAGCCCAACGACAGGATCAAGTCGCTGAAAGAGTGTCTCCATACTCTCGCCAGAACCGCCGGAGGTGGTGGCAATCTGCTCCTGAACATCAGTCCGATGCCCGACGGCCGCATCGAACAGCGCCAGATCGACCGGCTGAAGGGGATGGGCACCTGGCTGAAGAGATACGGTGAGAGCATCTACGGGACGAAGGGTGGCCCGATCAAGCCTGGCACCTGGATCGCGTCCACGAACAAAGGGAATCGCGTCTTTGTGCACCTGCTCACCGCCCCGAAGGATACTCTCTTTCTGCCGGTGTTCCCCGGCCGCACGGTCACGAAGGTGTCGGTGCTCGGCGGCGCACCGCTGACCTCTCGTTCCACAGAAGGACGCCTTGCCATCCCTCTCCCCGCGCAAGGCCTTGACCCCGATGATGCCGTGATCGCATTCGACCTGGATGGCCCGGCTTCAGGGATGCCCCTGTTGGAGGTGCCAGAGAATACCTTTGGGACGCTGCAGGTGGAAAAGGTGACGTTGAAGGAAGCGGCGTCAACGAAGTACCCCGGACACGGGGCACAGGCGCTGACCGACGGTATGCGTGGCACCGTGGAGATGAACGACACAGAGTGGATGGGATTCGAAGAAAGCGATTGCGAGGCCATTCTCGATCTGGGGAAGGAACGGAAGATCTCCAGCGTTACCGTCGGGTGTTTACAGGCGCAGGGTTCGTGGATATTCCTCCCCCGTTCGGTGGAAGTGATGGTATCGATGAATGGGACCGACTACCTTCCGGCGGGGTTGCAGACGACCGGGGAGCCAACGGATGATCCCCGCGTCATGACGAAGGACCTCACCGTGTCGTTCGCTCCCACCGGGGCGCGGTTCCTGAAAGTGCGAGCGGCGAACGTTGCTGTCTGTCCCCCGGGACACAAAGGTGCCGGCGGCAAGGCCTGGCTGTTCGTGGACGAGATCATCGCAAGGTAG
- a CDS encoding T9SS type A sorting domain-containing protein: MRTSLVVACLIVILFSPDAACQVSVPWTYTGGPLAGQVQCFVCTEEGEMYLGTDASGVYRSVDGINWKRSASGLQEQNVQLMAVEPDGDLLALTYGRPYQGSHSPILEPATGYLYRSTNAGAGWTVIDTVEISALLVDSNGNIWRRRYTSDVGAWYMRSTNGGTSWEQKIPGYVGHPWVRNLAMDSSGALYLGLSDDSGTKATYKSTTSGTSWTTFIANTSLSDLAITKGGYIFGIESPNRLVRVKTDGTGYTVLDSSFTGRGFAFLANGYVYAVENDGSLVRSTNNGVTWTTAAAASYGARSVYCPDGTTLFMAASAGRLLRASGRGWTDVTDDLRNSFVPSLLCTRDGALYAGTQMGIWRRESDPGSWVQRTSAAWHASFPPQYVWSMGEGSDGFLASVAEGLGFTAGGASYETCWGNVATTSNDWTDVQEARAGYSGGAPSAPPSQAKILPYAVTVGAGDTTYLAGLPTSNGRAFAKFSGGTYSALAGPLSGKTVFALARNAQDTLFAGTGDFGVFRSATRGTTWAVASGGLADLDVYALATDLSGRIFAGTGTGLYRSTNNGSTWAVASGFPSTKVQAIATNSEGHVYVATADYVWMSATHGTSPWYRLNSGLPIADITSIAIHPDGSIYAGTWGRGVYRRPAWPAAPTMPVLVFPSNLAAGVPQDPVCIWNRVAGAETYHLQIATSSTFASPVFDDSTLADTAKAVTLTGAGTYYWRVRAKNVAGTSAYCVPWKFSAVLSTVGSTPGVPDVYFLDQNHPNPFNPSTLIRYGMPERAQVRLVVYSALGQEVAVLRSEEMAAGYYEDRFDALGLASGVYLCRLEAGTFIQARKLLLIH; the protein is encoded by the coding sequence ATGCGCACATCACTTGTCGTTGCCTGTCTGATAGTCATTCTGTTCTCTCCCGACGCCGCCTGTCAGGTGTCGGTGCCCTGGACATACACCGGCGGACCACTGGCCGGTCAGGTTCAATGCTTCGTGTGTACGGAGGAGGGCGAGATGTATCTCGGCACCGATGCGTCGGGTGTCTATCGCTCGGTGGACGGTATCAACTGGAAACGTTCGGCAAGCGGGCTTCAGGAACAGAACGTCCAACTCATGGCGGTCGAACCGGACGGAGACCTTCTGGCGCTGACGTACGGGAGGCCGTATCAGGGGAGCCATTCTCCGATCCTGGAACCGGCAACGGGCTATCTGTACCGATCCACGAATGCAGGAGCGGGCTGGACGGTGATCGACACGGTCGAGATCTCCGCCCTGCTGGTCGATTCGAATGGGAACATCTGGCGCAGACGCTACACGTCCGATGTTGGCGCGTGGTATATGAGGTCAACGAATGGAGGCACATCGTGGGAGCAGAAGATCCCCGGGTATGTCGGCCATCCCTGGGTCCGGAATCTGGCCATGGACTCCTCCGGCGCCTTGTACCTTGGCTTAAGCGATGATTCCGGAACAAAGGCGACCTACAAATCCACGACCTCAGGAACATCCTGGACCACATTCATTGCGAATACCTCGCTCTCGGATCTTGCTATCACGAAGGGAGGTTACATCTTCGGCATTGAATCCCCTAACAGGTTGGTACGTGTAAAGACTGATGGAACGGGTTACACCGTGCTTGATTCGAGTTTCACGGGCCGGGGATTCGCATTCCTCGCCAATGGGTATGTGTATGCGGTCGAGAACGATGGCAGCCTTGTTCGGTCGACGAACAACGGGGTCACCTGGACGACTGCAGCTGCTGCCAGTTATGGCGCGAGGAGTGTCTACTGTCCGGACGGCACAACGTTGTTCATGGCCGCATCGGCGGGCCGTCTCCTTCGTGCGTCGGGCCGGGGGTGGACCGATGTCACGGATGACCTGCGGAACAGCTTCGTTCCTTCGTTGCTTTGCACGCGGGATGGGGCACTCTATGCCGGCACCCAGATGGGCATCTGGCGGAGAGAAAGCGATCCCGGATCATGGGTGCAGCGCACGAGTGCGGCATGGCATGCATCGTTCCCGCCACAATACGTGTGGTCGATGGGTGAAGGGTCCGATGGGTTCCTGGCTTCTGTAGCAGAGGGGTTAGGGTTCACAGCCGGTGGCGCATCCTATGAAACGTGCTGGGGCAACGTTGCGACGACCTCGAATGACTGGACGGACGTGCAGGAGGCCCGCGCCGGCTATTCCGGGGGAGCGCCAAGCGCGCCTCCATCACAGGCGAAGATCCTGCCTTATGCGGTGACGGTCGGGGCGGGCGACACCACGTATCTTGCGGGGCTTCCCACGAGCAACGGGCGGGCGTTCGCAAAATTCTCGGGCGGGACCTACTCCGCATTGGCCGGACCGCTCTCGGGGAAGACCGTATTTGCGCTGGCCAGGAACGCGCAGGATACGCTCTTCGCAGGTACGGGCGACTTCGGCGTGTTCCGGTCTGCGACGCGAGGGACGACCTGGGCCGTTGCGTCGGGCGGCCTGGCGGACCTGGACGTGTATGCACTTGCGACCGATCTTTCCGGCAGGATATTCGCAGGGACCGGGACCGGCCTGTACCGATCGACGAACAACGGAAGCACGTGGGCCGTGGCTTCCGGTTTTCCGTCCACGAAGGTCCAGGCGATCGCGACCAACAGCGAGGGGCATGTGTACGTGGCAACAGCAGACTACGTCTGGATGTCTGCGACCCACGGCACCTCCCCGTGGTACCGTTTGAACTCCGGGTTGCCGATCGCGGACATTACCTCCATAGCGATACACCCCGATGGTAGCATCTACGCCGGGACATGGGGCCGGGGCGTCTATCGCCGTCCTGCATGGCCGGCCGCTCCAACGATGCCTGTCCTCGTCTTCCCGTCCAACCTGGCGGCGGGTGTGCCGCAGGATCCGGTATGCATCTGGAACAGGGTGGCGGGTGCGGAGACCTATCATCTCCAGATAGCGACATCGTCCACGTTCGCATCGCCCGTGTTCGACGATTCGACGCTGGCAGATACAGCGAAGGCTGTTACGCTGACGGGTGCGGGGACATACTACTGGCGTGTGCGCGCGAAGAATGTTGCAGGCACATCCGCCTACTGCGTTCCGTGGAAGTTCTCGGCGGTGCTCAGCACGGTGGGGTCAACGCCGGGCGTTCCCGATGTCTACTTCCTTGATCAGAATCATCCGAATCCGTTCAATCCATCGACGCTGATCCGCTATGGGATGCCTGAACGCGCGCAGGTACGGTTGGTGGTCTATTCCGCGCTCGGTCAGGAAGTGGCCGTCCTGAGGTCGGAAGAGATGGCGGCGGGGTATTACGAGGACCGGTTTGATGCGCTTGGCCTCGCCAGTGGCGTCTACCTCTGTCGGCTCGAAGCGGGCACCTTCATCCAGGCCCGCAAACTTCTCCTCATCCATTAG